The following are encoded together in the Oreochromis niloticus isolate F11D_XX linkage group LG12, O_niloticus_UMD_NMBU, whole genome shotgun sequence genome:
- the tspan36 gene encoding tetraspanin 36 gives MDCGVAKIILLFISLIFWVAGAALAYVGHYVIKSFGSFENLIENKSNLIPAAIIIGISAVMFVVGIVGCCSTLRESKCGLSCFFLIIMLIFAAEVTALVFSFIYRSKINGQFESPIRESLSKYNGEKNSETEAVDSMQTLLKCCGVKNYSDWTNTTYFSRNKTLPLSCCKNSSSPQCNGKPDQPDQFNTEGCEPKLEKFIQDVLTYAMLVVVAFAIIKFFGMVSVCAIFCKSRRSGYEPLYA, from the exons GTTGCAGGAGCAGCACTGGCCTATGTCGGTCACTACGTGATCAAGTCCTTTGGCAGCTTTGAGAATCTGATTGAGAATAAGTCAAATCTAATTCCAGCAGCCATCATCATCGGAATCAGTGCGGTGATGTTCGTTGTCGGGATCGTGGGATGCTGCTCAACCCTCCGCGAGTCCAAATGTGGCCTAagctgt TTCTTTCTGATCATCATGTTGATCTTTGCGGCTGAAGTGACTGCTTTGGTGTTTAGCTTCATCTATCGCAGCAAG ATCAATGGACAGTTTGAGAGCCCCATAAGAGAGTCTCTTTCCAAGTATAATGGGGAGAAGAACTCTGAGACTGAAGCAGTGGACAGCATGCAGACTTTG TTAAAGTGCTGCGGTGTCAAGAATTACAGCGACTGGACCAACACCACCTATTTTTCTAGAAACAAAACGCTGCCTTTGTCCTGCTGTAAAAACTCCTCATCACCACAGTGCAATGGCAAACCGGACCAACCGGACCAGTTTAACACTGAG ggtTGTGAGCCCAAGCTGGAGAAGTTCATACAGGACGTTCTGACCTACGCCATGCTGGTCGTTGTTGCTTTTGCCATCATCAAG ttCTTTGGGATGGTGAGCGTGTGTGCGATATTCTGTAAAAGCCGAAGGAGTGGTTACGAACCCCTCTACGCTTGA